In Festucalex cinctus isolate MCC-2025b chromosome 21, RoL_Fcin_1.0, whole genome shotgun sequence, one genomic interval encodes:
- the LOC144010766 gene encoding uncharacterized protein LOC144010766 isoform X2: MSNLSFLHQPDITSTSSACCSPLISTRSPEDLPKGSGERAPFDRSHCHDVQLSPVFVTGKNSMLTSTRAARGTRIVIAGSPNVAPNSAFSWDPQRWCQSISAGPWRTTSCLVLNWPSWRNCLATKILHLSGRKDKHIVIAAADFYFFDTLLIK; the protein is encoded by the exons ATGAgcaatctttcttttcttcaccagcctgACATCACGTCGACATCCTCCGCCTGCTGTTCTCCACTCATCTCGACGAGATCACCAGAAGATTTGCCAAAAG GGTCTGGAGAAAGAGCACCGTTTGACAGAAG CCATTGTCACGACGTCCAGCTCAGCCCTGTTTTCGTCACTG GTAAAAACAGCATGTTGACTTCAACCAGAGCTGCCCGAGGAACAAGAATTGTCATCGCTGG TTCCCCCAACGTTGCACCGAACAGCGCTTTCTCGTGGGACCCTCAAAG GTGGTGCCAAAGCATCTCTGCTGGGCCGTGGAGAACcacgtcttgtcttgtcttgaatTGGCCATCATGGAGAAACTGCTTGGCCACAAAGATCCTGCACCTGTCGGGGAGAAAAGACAAACATATCGTCATTGCtgctgctgatttttatttttttgacacattgtTAATAAAgtga
- the LOC144010766 gene encoding uncharacterized protein LOC144010766 isoform X1, with translation MSNLSFLHQPDITSTSSACCSPLISTRSPEDLPKGSGERAPFDRSHCHDVQLSPVFVTGKNSMLTSTRAARGTRIVIAGFDSPNVAPNSAFSWDPQRWCQSISAGPWRTTSCLVLNWPSWRNCLATKILHLSGRKDKHIVIAAADFYFFDTLLIK, from the exons ATGAgcaatctttcttttcttcaccagcctgACATCACGTCGACATCCTCCGCCTGCTGTTCTCCACTCATCTCGACGAGATCACCAGAAGATTTGCCAAAAG GGTCTGGAGAAAGAGCACCGTTTGACAGAAG CCATTGTCACGACGTCCAGCTCAGCCCTGTTTTCGTCACTG GTAAAAACAGCATGTTGACTTCAACCAGAGCTGCCCGAGGAACAAGAATTGTCATCGCTGGGTTTGa TTCCCCCAACGTTGCACCGAACAGCGCTTTCTCGTGGGACCCTCAAAG GTGGTGCCAAAGCATCTCTGCTGGGCCGTGGAGAACcacgtcttgtcttgtcttgaatTGGCCATCATGGAGAAACTGCTTGGCCACAAAGATCCTGCACCTGTCGGGGAGAAAAGACAAACATATCGTCATTGCtgctgctgatttttatttttttgacacattgtTAATAAAgtga